The Stratiformator vulcanicus genome has a segment encoding these proteins:
- a CDS encoding efflux RND transporter periplasmic adaptor subunit, which translates to MTTRIVLSLLGGAAPIVAVVALMAVLSPPADATPEATGRPLPVETVTAERVASLMVQREFTGTIEASRESDLGFERGGRIVELIVDEGARVDTDDILGHVDTSHLYVRQKQVQADLAEARAMLTELVNGPRKQDIDAAAANLADANAKVALQRNQLERRKRLLERNVITREEFDEFRFGYQSMIAQRDAAAAALDELREGTRKEQVDAQRARVASLEASLESIAEDFKDAVLTAPFGGTIVRRNKDEGDVVAVGESVFRLIEDSVLELRVGVPAELAAGLNAGETVEVKVSRRVRNGTVKTVLPQVSLATRTQVVIIRMNLDDKSRAVVAGQIARLQLKSGKDVEGISIPRGALVRGIRGLWSCYVVEKTESEDAGERIGIVRRRDVELLDTHDDFSLVRGTISQGERVVTSGVHRVVPGQRVVIE; encoded by the coding sequence ATGACGACGCGTATTGTACTGTCGCTGTTGGGAGGCGCCGCTCCGATTGTGGCCGTTGTCGCGCTGATGGCGGTCCTCTCGCCGCCCGCCGATGCAACGCCGGAGGCGACCGGTCGTCCCCTGCCCGTTGAGACCGTCACCGCCGAGCGAGTGGCCTCGCTGATGGTTCAGCGAGAGTTCACCGGCACCATCGAAGCATCGCGCGAGTCAGACCTCGGATTCGAACGGGGCGGGCGGATCGTCGAACTCATCGTCGATGAAGGCGCGCGAGTCGATACTGATGACATTCTCGGGCATGTCGATACGAGTCACCTCTACGTGCGGCAGAAGCAGGTGCAGGCTGATCTGGCCGAAGCCCGTGCCATGTTGACGGAACTCGTCAATGGCCCGCGCAAGCAAGACATTGACGCCGCCGCGGCTAATTTGGCTGACGCGAACGCGAAAGTTGCACTTCAAAGAAATCAGCTTGAACGGCGCAAACGACTGCTCGAACGCAATGTCATCACCCGCGAGGAGTTCGACGAATTTCGGTTCGGTTATCAGTCGATGATCGCGCAGCGAGACGCGGCAGCGGCGGCGCTCGACGAACTACGCGAGGGCACGCGGAAGGAGCAAGTCGATGCCCAACGAGCTCGCGTGGCATCGCTCGAAGCCTCTTTGGAGTCGATTGCCGAAGACTTTAAGGATGCCGTGCTCACGGCTCCGTTCGGAGGAACGATCGTCAGGCGAAATAAAGATGAGGGTGACGTCGTCGCGGTAGGCGAATCTGTTTTCCGTCTGATCGAAGATTCCGTGTTGGAACTGCGGGTCGGTGTACCGGCTGAACTGGCCGCGGGTCTTAATGCCGGCGAAACGGTCGAGGTCAAAGTATCGAGACGGGTTCGAAACGGGACCGTTAAGACCGTGCTTCCTCAAGTCAGCCTCGCAACACGAACGCAGGTCGTGATTATCCGCATGAATCTGGACGATAAAAGTCGAGCAGTGGTCGCCGGTCAGATTGCTCGACTGCAATTGAAGTCGGGCAAAGACGTTGAAGGAATCAGCATCCCGCGGGGCGCACTCGTGCGAGGTATTCGGGGCCTGTGGTCGTGCTATGTGGTCGAGAAAACGGAATCCGAAGACGCCGGCGAACGAATAGGGATCGTCCGCCGGCGCGACGTGGAATTACTCGATACGCATGACGATTTTTCCCTCGTCCGCGGCACAATCTCCCAAGGCGAGCGCGTTGTCACCTCAGGAGTGCATCGCGTCGTTCCCGGACAGCGAGTTGTGATCGAATAG
- a CDS encoding efflux RND transporter permease subunit, translating into MSTLFYRDTRLLTLTVIIIAVAGLSSWHVLPRLEDPELTSRVALIKTIYPGAPPERVEALVTEKIEDELTEIEEIKEIESTSSSEVSILTVELRDDVYETEPVWSRIRDELDDARLTIAEDALDPEFEEIDVKAYAFITSVVWEADGPPNYAILRRLAEELKDHLEAIAGTEEIDLYGDPQEEILVEVDPSRAIASGLDAASISAGIDDSDSKNAAGQLRSEEADLLLEVSSELDSLERVRRTPIRVAEDGTIVQLGDVATISKAVRRPMTDETLIGGKPAVTLAVFVESDFRVDHWAEAAHREVDAFREGLPQGIGLPVVFDQSVYTADRLGALINNLILGALAVVGVIFVIMGWRSAVLVGTALPLSVLCVFAGMNLFGIPIHQMSVTGLIIALGLLIDNAIVVVDEVRRRLKDEPPADAIAHSVGHLAVPLFGSTLTTILAFSPIALMPGPAGEFVGSIATGVILALISSLAVSLTIVPAVTGLTQRFVRKTDRHHWWRDGISIPFIARIYKNVLGFLFRVPIAAIGLSAVFPFMGFYVGGMLPEQFFPPSDRNQFQIEIELPPSASIGRTRQTALEIREVVVEMPGVEDVHWFLGRSAPSFYYNLLRNRQNASQYGQALVQLDSGRDIFARINKIQAELDDQFPAVRVLARQLEQGPPFDAPVEMRVYGPDLNVLREVGEQLREELVAVEHTTYSRANLTETLPKMSLEVDEESARIAGFNNAGIARQLEATLEGQIGGSILEATEELPVRVRIGSQDRGRLDAIRSLELLPPQQQGVRGAEFVPLSAIAETRLKPVSAGIPRRDGRRVNTVQGFINAGVLPSTVLEPFRRRVAESIEAGRIVLPPGYSIDVGGESAARDRAVGNLLAFVGVLGTIMVATLVLSFHSFRMAGIIGAVGFLSVGCGLGALYVAGYPFGFMAIVGTMGLVGVAINDAIVVLAALREDPLARSGDVDAIHRIAMRETRHVVATTITTIAGFIPLLVDGGKFWPPLAVSIAGGVAGATLLALTFVPASLVLLAQVGSIFGRHKSSNKLVEAEPDESPSIESHQRQPAPLTV; encoded by the coding sequence ATGTCGACTTTATTTTACCGCGATACACGGTTGCTCACGCTGACCGTCATCATTATTGCCGTGGCCGGTCTGTCCTCGTGGCATGTGTTGCCGAGGCTGGAAGACCCCGAGCTGACGTCACGGGTCGCGCTGATCAAAACCATCTACCCCGGTGCCCCGCCGGAGCGCGTCGAAGCGCTGGTGACGGAAAAGATTGAGGACGAACTGACCGAGATCGAAGAGATTAAAGAAATCGAATCGACGAGCAGTTCCGAAGTCTCAATCTTAACCGTCGAATTAAGGGACGACGTCTACGAGACCGAACCGGTGTGGTCTCGCATCCGCGACGAACTCGACGACGCCCGTTTAACAATAGCCGAGGACGCGCTCGATCCGGAATTCGAGGAAATCGATGTCAAAGCCTACGCCTTTATTACGTCGGTCGTGTGGGAAGCCGACGGCCCGCCGAACTACGCGATTTTGCGGAGGCTGGCCGAAGAATTAAAGGATCACCTCGAAGCGATCGCAGGCACCGAAGAAATTGATCTTTATGGCGATCCGCAGGAGGAAATTCTCGTCGAAGTCGATCCATCGCGAGCCATTGCCTCGGGGCTTGACGCGGCGTCGATTTCCGCCGGAATCGACGATAGCGACTCTAAGAATGCCGCCGGCCAACTGCGGTCCGAAGAGGCGGACCTGCTGCTCGAGGTGTCGTCGGAACTCGATTCGCTGGAACGGGTGCGGCGAACTCCGATCCGCGTGGCCGAAGACGGCACGATCGTGCAACTCGGTGACGTCGCGACGATATCGAAAGCGGTTCGACGACCAATGACGGATGAGACGCTGATCGGTGGCAAACCGGCCGTCACGCTGGCGGTGTTCGTCGAATCGGATTTTCGCGTCGATCATTGGGCGGAGGCCGCTCATCGCGAAGTCGATGCCTTTCGGGAGGGGCTGCCGCAGGGCATCGGCCTGCCCGTGGTGTTCGATCAAAGCGTCTATACGGCGGACCGTCTCGGCGCATTAATTAATAACCTTATCCTCGGAGCGCTGGCCGTCGTCGGAGTGATCTTTGTCATTATGGGTTGGCGGTCGGCGGTGCTGGTGGGCACGGCGCTGCCGCTATCAGTGTTGTGCGTGTTTGCCGGGATGAACTTATTCGGTATCCCGATTCATCAAATGTCGGTGACCGGCCTGATCATCGCGCTGGGATTATTAATTGATAACGCGATCGTTGTGGTCGACGAAGTTCGGCGTCGGCTCAAGGACGAACCCCCCGCCGATGCCATTGCGCACTCGGTCGGGCATTTGGCTGTTCCATTATTCGGGTCGACTTTAACGACGATCCTCGCGTTTTCGCCGATCGCTTTAATGCCGGGGCCGGCCGGCGAGTTCGTCGGGTCGATCGCGACGGGCGTGATCCTCGCGCTCATTAGTTCGCTGGCCGTTTCGCTGACAATTGTGCCGGCCGTCACGGGATTGACGCAGCGGTTTGTCCGGAAGACCGATCGCCATCATTGGTGGCGTGATGGCATCTCGATCCCCTTCATCGCTCGCATTTATAAAAACGTGCTCGGTTTCCTGTTCCGCGTCCCCATCGCCGCGATCGGTTTATCGGCGGTTTTTCCATTCATGGGCTTTTACGTCGGGGGCATGTTACCGGAACAGTTTTTTCCGCCCTCGGACCGTAACCAGTTTCAAATTGAAATTGAGCTTCCGCCCTCGGCTTCAATCGGGCGGACGAGACAAACGGCTTTGGAGATCCGCGAGGTCGTCGTTGAGATGCCCGGTGTGGAAGACGTGCATTGGTTTCTCGGACGGAGTGCACCGAGCTTTTACTACAACCTGCTTCGCAATCGACAGAATGCGTCTCAATACGGGCAGGCCTTGGTGCAACTGGATAGCGGTCGTGATATCTTCGCACGGATTAATAAAATTCAGGCTGAGCTGGATGACCAATTCCCGGCTGTGCGAGTGCTGGCCCGGCAACTCGAACAGGGGCCGCCGTTTGATGCCCCGGTCGAAATGCGAGTCTACGGACCCGATCTTAATGTGCTGCGAGAAGTCGGCGAGCAACTGCGTGAGGAATTAGTGGCGGTCGAACACACGACGTACAGCCGGGCCAACCTGACGGAGACGCTTCCGAAAATGTCATTGGAGGTCGATGAGGAAAGCGCCCGCATCGCAGGCTTTAATAATGCCGGTATTGCTCGACAACTCGAAGCCACGTTGGAAGGTCAAATCGGCGGTTCGATCCTTGAGGCGACCGAAGAATTGCCGGTGCGGGTTCGGATCGGTTCGCAGGACCGCGGCCGACTCGATGCGATTCGCTCGCTCGAATTATTGCCGCCGCAGCAGCAAGGTGTGCGGGGCGCGGAATTCGTCCCGCTCTCCGCCATTGCGGAGACCCGACTGAAGCCGGTGTCCGCGGGGATTCCCCGGCGCGACGGGCGACGCGTTAATACAGTGCAGGGTTTCATTAACGCGGGCGTGTTGCCTTCGACGGTCTTGGAACCGTTTCGCCGGCGGGTGGCCGAGTCGATCGAAGCGGGTCGCATCGTTCTGCCTCCGGGATACTCGATCGACGTCGGCGGCGAGTCGGCCGCGCGGGATCGGGCGGTCGGCAATCTGCTCGCGTTCGTCGGCGTGCTGGGAACCATCATGGTGGCGACGCTGGTGCTGTCGTTTCATTCGTTTCGGATGGCCGGGATCATTGGGGCGGTCGGGTTCTTGTCGGTCGGATGCGGCCTGGGTGCACTGTACGTCGCCGGTTACCCCTTCGGATTCATGGCAATCGTCGGCACGATGGGCCTCGTCGGCGTGGCCATCAACGATGCGATCGTGGTGCTCGCCGCGTTGAGAGAGGATCCACTGGCACGGAGCGGCGACGTGGATGCGATTCACAGAATTGCGATGCGTGAGACCCGTCACGTCGTTGCCACAACAATTACGACGATCGCGGGATTCATCCCGTTGCTGGTCGATGGCGGCAAATTCTGGCCGCCGTTAGCGGTGTCGATCGCCGGGGGTGTGGCGGGAGCAACTCTGCTGGCGCTGACGTTCGTTCCCGCCTCGTTAGTGTTGCTCGCTCAGGTCGGGAGCATCTTCGGTCGCCACAAGTCTTCGAACAAATTAGTCGAAGCTGAGCCGGACGAATCCCCCTCGATTGAGAGCCATCAACGTCAGCCTGCCCCGCTAACCGTGTGA
- a CDS encoding carbon storage regulator, translating into MLVLQRKSGEEIQIGDDVVIRLLKSSGNRVMIGIEAPDGTSIRRAELTPNLKGKRDSRPVRDCHGDPIGV; encoded by the coding sequence ATGCTCGTACTGCAACGAAAGTCCGGCGAGGAAATTCAGATTGGCGACGATGTCGTCATTCGGCTCCTCAAATCGTCCGGAAATCGCGTCATGATCGGAATCGAAGCACCCGACGGGACTTCGATTCGCAGGGCTGAGTTGACGCCGAATCTGAAAGGGAAACGGGATTCGCGACCCGTGCGCGATTGCCACGGCGACCCGATCGGCGTCTGA
- a CDS encoding DNA-directed RNA polymerase subunit alpha C-terminal domain-containing protein, whose translation MDTDLSQDPSIAARDMAARAAVANNQIDVKELLLGTSSLTPELVKDLERAISGYQVVEVRQNLAELDPRASKGGSDRDRAVAGVVHHMLGRHEDADHYLSGVAGDPIALFHHAEALVALRRYSDASKRYEDAATAGYDGVHCQLSRAGAARLQGQLDEADEILTSTAKQGGATRAEYCYQRACILADRGDTYGAIEYFERAVDMDAKHSGALFRLAGLNDLMGNDDEAIHLYERSLSKPPLFLGALLNLGLLYEDRENYSAAAYCFRRVLEVYPNHERARLFLKDIDAVGDMYYDEEAARQQRELENVMRIPVTDFELSARARNCLERAGIDSLGDLTKVTEAELLAGKNFGETSLTEIKELLNQRGLRIGQEVKLDVPQKSYFQADDLSPQERATMERPVTDLNLSVRARKCLSRLGLSTLGELCQRTGDELMSVRNFGVTSLNEIRQKLTEFGISLRND comes from the coding sequence ATGGATACGGATTTGAGCCAGGATCCGAGTATTGCGGCTCGAGATATGGCGGCGCGAGCTGCCGTGGCCAACAATCAGATCGACGTCAAAGAGCTGCTGCTGGGGACGTCGAGCCTGACGCCGGAACTCGTCAAAGACCTTGAGCGGGCGATTTCGGGTTATCAGGTCGTCGAGGTTCGGCAGAATCTGGCCGAACTCGATCCGCGGGCCAGCAAAGGCGGATCAGACCGCGACCGTGCGGTTGCCGGTGTCGTGCATCACATGCTCGGGCGGCATGAGGACGCCGACCACTATCTGTCCGGTGTCGCCGGCGATCCGATCGCACTGTTTCATCATGCCGAGGCGTTGGTCGCACTGCGTCGCTACTCCGACGCTTCGAAACGCTACGAAGATGCCGCCACGGCCGGTTACGACGGCGTTCATTGCCAGTTGTCTCGCGCCGGCGCGGCCCGTCTGCAGGGTCAGTTGGACGAAGCCGACGAGATTCTGACGTCGACCGCGAAGCAGGGCGGCGCCACGCGAGCCGAATACTGCTACCAACGAGCGTGCATCCTTGCCGATCGCGGCGACACGTACGGGGCGATCGAATACTTCGAGCGCGCCGTCGACATGGACGCCAAGCACAGCGGGGCTCTGTTCCGCCTCGCCGGGCTGAATGATCTGATGGGTAACGACGACGAGGCGATCCACCTGTATGAGCGATCGCTGTCGAAGCCGCCGTTGTTCCTGGGGGCGCTGCTCAATCTCGGACTACTCTACGAAGACCGCGAGAACTACTCGGCCGCCGCGTACTGCTTCCGCCGCGTGCTCGAAGTCTATCCGAATCACGAGCGGGCTCGGTTGTTCCTGAAGGACATCGACGCCGTCGGGGACATGTACTACGACGAAGAAGCCGCGCGGCAGCAGCGCGAGCTTGAAAACGTCATGCGGATTCCCGTGACCGATTTCGAGCTCTCCGCGAGAGCACGCAATTGTTTGGAGCGGGCGGGCATCGATTCGCTCGGCGATCTGACGAAGGTCACCGAAGCCGAATTGCTGGCTGGCAAGAACTTCGGCGAAACGAGCCTGACCGAGATCAAGGAACTGCTTAATCAGCGCGGTCTGCGGATCGGTCAGGAAGTAAAACTCGACGTGCCGCAGAAGTCGTACTTCCAGGCGGACGACCTTTCGCCGCAGGAACGGGCGACGATGGAGCGACCCGTCACCGACCTCAATCTGTCCGTTCGGGCCCGCAAGTGCTTGAGCCGACTGGGACTCTCGACGCTGGGCGAGTTGTGCCAGCGCACCGGCGACGAACTGATGAGCGTCCGCAACTTCGGCGTCACGAGCCTGAACGAGATTCGCCAGAAACTCACCGAGTTCGGCATCTCACTAAGAAACGACTGA
- a CDS encoding ZIP family metal transporter: MPTELLTEYRFVIDAFVAGIVASFACGLGVIPLMFGQESFKRRIGLGYGFAAGLMFSASVYNLLLPALQLAEGRVDRISSLLQVTAGLGLGAFFLWVVGRQLTPENLQAKWFKSMGGRTGLLVFIAMSLHSLPEGVAVGVGYAAETHHPEMEGWGFFLAMAIAIHNIPEGLAVALPMRAAGMSLPRCFWFAVATSLPQPIGAVPAALAVWLFEPLLQLLLGFAAGAMIFLVMDEIIPDALETRKRGEVAWSFLIGFALMALVQVAL; encoded by the coding sequence GTGCCGACTGAACTGCTCACTGAATACCGCTTTGTCATCGACGCCTTCGTCGCAGGGATCGTGGCGAGCTTCGCGTGCGGCCTCGGTGTGATTCCGCTGATGTTCGGGCAGGAATCCTTCAAGCGGCGGATCGGCTTAGGCTACGGCTTTGCGGCGGGGCTGATGTTCTCGGCCAGCGTTTACAACCTACTTTTGCCCGCGTTGCAGTTAGCCGAAGGACGGGTAGACCGCATCAGTTCTTTACTGCAGGTCACCGCGGGTCTTGGACTCGGTGCGTTCTTCCTGTGGGTGGTGGGACGCCAACTGACGCCGGAGAACTTGCAGGCGAAGTGGTTCAAGTCGATGGGGGGTCGCACCGGCCTGCTTGTCTTCATTGCGATGTCGCTGCACTCGCTGCCCGAAGGCGTTGCCGTAGGCGTCGGCTATGCCGCCGAGACTCATCATCCCGAGATGGAAGGCTGGGGCTTCTTCTTGGCGATGGCGATCGCGATTCATAACATCCCGGAAGGTCTGGCTGTTGCTTTACCGATGCGGGCCGCCGGAATGAGTCTGCCGCGTTGCTTCTGGTTCGCGGTTGCCACCAGTTTGCCGCAACCGATCGGGGCGGTCCCCGCGGCACTGGCGGTCTGGTTGTTTGAACCGCTGCTGCAGTTACTCCTCGGCTTCGCGGCGGGGGCGATGATCTTCCTTGTAATGGACGAAATCATCCCCGACGCGCTGGAGACGCGAAAGCGCGGCGAGGTCGCATGGAGCTTTCTGATCGGCTTCGCACTGATGGCACTGGTCCAAGTCGCGCTGTGA
- a CDS encoding (deoxy)nucleoside triphosphate pyrophosphohydrolase: MSSVTRIAIAVVERDGRYLVGLRTKQQTLAGKAEFPGGKVEANETFEAAAIRECLEETGLEIEIVSHLDSVEWDYDHGRIALEFILCRVGSQQEPRPPFRWVAGNELPNLDWPDANQTVIQKL, from the coding sequence ATGAGCAGCGTCACCCGTATCGCCATTGCGGTCGTCGAACGAGACGGGCGTTATCTCGTCGGGCTTCGGACCAAACAGCAAACGCTCGCCGGCAAGGCGGAGTTTCCCGGCGGGAAGGTCGAAGCGAACGAAACATTTGAAGCAGCCGCGATTCGCGAGTGCTTGGAAGAAACCGGGTTGGAGATTGAGATCGTCTCACATCTCGATTCGGTCGAGTGGGACTACGATCACGGCCGCATCGCGCTAGAATTCATCTTGTGTCGGGTCGGGTCGCAGCAAGAACCGCGACCGCCGTTTCGTTGGGTCGCCGGGAACGAATTGCCGAACCTTGATTGGCCGGATGCGAATCAAACTGTCATTCAGAAGTTGTGA
- a CDS encoding Uma2 family endonuclease, whose translation MTSRLIDPSLPPREGEPVYRVAELLPPQGLWSVEQYLMLDDDDGAVELVDGRLEFPHPLTDSHQSALASLMRLLHQNIGPKNGIVLPRGLRVRTGPQSVREPDIVALLDRRDPRRSNRIWQGADLVVEVISEDDFVRDLITKRSEYASAEIPEYWIADPRDRSLTIFRLNHDTRRYLEHAKALGTGIVRSALIPELAINVKEVFASDIE comes from the coding sequence ATGACTTCGCGATTGATCGATCCTTCTCTGCCACCGCGCGAAGGGGAACCGGTCTATCGGGTCGCCGAACTGCTCCCGCCACAGGGACTTTGGTCGGTCGAGCAATACCTGATGCTCGATGACGATGACGGCGCGGTTGAACTGGTCGACGGTCGCTTGGAGTTTCCGCATCCGCTCACCGATTCTCACCAGTCAGCCTTGGCCTCGCTGATGAGGCTCTTGCATCAAAACATTGGCCCGAAAAATGGGATCGTTTTGCCCCGAGGACTTCGCGTCCGGACCGGTCCACAAAGCGTTCGAGAACCTGACATCGTTGCGCTGTTGGATCGACGGGACCCACGGCGTTCCAATCGAATCTGGCAAGGTGCCGATCTCGTCGTTGAGGTGATCAGCGAAGACGATTTCGTTCGTGATTTGATAACCAAACGAAGTGAGTACGCTTCCGCAGAAATTCCTGAGTATTGGATCGCGGACCCGCGCGATCGATCACTGACGATATTTCGACTTAACCACGACACACGAAGATACCTGGAGCACGCGAAGGCCCTCGGGACAGGAATTGTGAGATCGGCCCTAATACCCGAGTTGGCGATCAATGTGAAAGAAGTCTTCGCTTCGGACATCGAATGA
- a CDS encoding enoyl-ACP reductase FabI has product MVSMEGKTGLVFGIANDRSIAAAIASECHAAGAKMGFTHLPDTDPERPKAAKRLHKVVDGWDPALVMPCDATNDEHLDAVFAEAEKTFGKLDFVIHSIAYAPIDDLTCPVYDVSRDGFKMSMEISAYSLISLTNRAKPLMKDGGSILAMTYLGGETVIPGYNLMGVCKAALESTMTYLAAELGPSNIRVNAVSAGPLRTLAASAVGDFQQMQKLYETFSPLRRNITFEEVGKAGAFLLSDAASGISGENLHVDAGYHVMGAPPMDVAELS; this is encoded by the coding sequence ATGGTTTCGATGGAAGGCAAGACGGGACTCGTATTCGGGATCGCGAACGACCGCAGTATCGCGGCGGCAATCGCGTCCGAATGCCATGCGGCCGGTGCAAAGATGGGCTTCACCCACCTGCCCGATACCGATCCCGAGCGACCCAAGGCCGCAAAAAGACTGCACAAAGTCGTCGACGGCTGGGACCCCGCCCTCGTGATGCCCTGCGATGCGACGAACGACGAACACCTCGACGCCGTCTTCGCCGAAGCGGAAAAGACGTTCGGCAAGCTCGACTTCGTGATCCACTCGATTGCTTACGCCCCGATCGACGACCTGACCTGCCCGGTTTACGATGTCAGCCGCGACGGATTCAAGATGTCGATGGAGATCAGCGCTTACAGCCTGATTTCGCTGACCAACCGTGCCAAACCACTGATGAAGGACGGCGGCAGCATTCTGGCGATGACCTATCTCGGCGGTGAAACCGTGATCCCCGGCTACAACTTGATGGGGGTTTGCAAAGCCGCGTTGGAATCGACGATGACCTACCTCGCCGCAGAACTCGGTCCGTCAAACATCCGCGTCAACGCGGTCAGCGCCGGACCATTGCGAACCCTCGCCGCCAGTGCGGTCGGGGACTTCCAACAGATGCAGAAACTCTACGAAACCTTCAGCCCGCTGCGGCGGAACATCACCTTTGAAGAGGTCGGAAAGGCCGGGGCGTTTCTGCTCTCCGATGCGGCCAGCGGGATTTCGGGCGAGAACCTGCACGTCGACGCGGGCTACCACGTCATGGGCGCTCCGCCGATGGACGTCGCAGAACTCTCGTAA